Proteins from a single region of Weeksella virosa DSM 16922:
- a CDS encoding O-antigen ligase family protein — protein sequence MNTFIFSLIGIIVFGTYNQVSYFLTSDNYNMATGSRVNDILILERPYLGFLCVIGILLSFHLYQKTKTKFYLFTTALFVIYPFVISARMSILTLILILIIYLFFNNKISFRTKAITTVGSATIIILLFALNPTLKSRLKVDSINVNDIETVKNADPRVIIWSCSYSIFTSDAYNLWIGINSKQKLEDQLVDCYKQDKTNLDRRDYFVSEKFNTHNQFIDLLLLNGFVGLILFLIMLYYVLKTSENTAIYLSLALLFFMFVENILARQMGIYLFALVIVFVFVLSNIYPKRESLSAT from the coding sequence ATGAACACGTTTATTTTTTCTCTAATTGGGATTATTGTTTTTGGTACGTATAACCAAGTTTCATATTTCCTGACGAGCGATAATTACAACATGGCTACCGGAAGTCGCGTCAACGATATTCTGATCCTAGAGCGACCTTATTTGGGCTTTTTATGTGTAATCGGAATTCTCCTGTCGTTCCATCTTTATCAAAAAACGAAAACTAAATTCTACTTGTTTACAACCGCTTTATTTGTTATTTATCCGTTTGTAATTTCGGCAAGAATGTCGATTCTTACCTTGATTTTGATACTGATTATTTATTTGTTTTTTAATAATAAAATCTCTTTCCGTACCAAAGCAATAACCACTGTAGGAAGTGCTACCATAATCATCTTGTTATTTGCCCTAAATCCTACCCTAAAAAGTCGATTAAAGGTAGATTCTATCAATGTAAATGATATAGAAACAGTGAAAAATGCTGACCCTAGGGTAATCATTTGGTCGTGTTCTTATTCTATTTTTACGAGTGATGCGTACAATCTTTGGATAGGAATCAACTCGAAACAAAAATTAGAAGATCAATTGGTAGACTGCTATAAGCAGGATAAAACAAATTTAGATCGAAGAGATTATTTTGTGTCGGAAAAATTCAATACGCATAATCAATTTATAGATCTTTTGTTGCTAAATGGTTTTGTCGGGTTAATTTTATTTCTGATCATGCTGTATTACGTCTTAAAAACTTCTGAAAATACGGCAATATACCTCTCTTTGGCTTTATTATTTTTCATGTTTGTAGAGAATATTCTTGCTCGCCAAATGGGTATATATTTATTTGCATTGGTTATTGTTTTTGTCTTTGTTTTGAGTAATATTTATCCGAAACGAGAAAGTTTATCGGCTACATAA
- a CDS encoding glycosyltransferase — translation MKKFFVIDWLDKYGGAERVIASLESIFDFDAYYTLVNVMNENDWKKITTQKKPVTTTAIQKLGTSFRYFFPFFHRAIENIHLPDEKALVISSSHAVAKGIKTKSNQLHISYFQARNFKYIWDEQALYFGKLRGVLQPLISYLQKKDYAQAQRPDYIISNSFYVQNWVKEVYHRDSEVIYPPVDLDNFQLEVNANREDYYVTVGRLVPYKRFDIIVEAFNASGKKLIIIGDGVELKKLQKLAKKNIHFTGYLQSEEINQYICRAKGFIHVGIEDFGIAPVEAQACGTPVVAYAVGGAKETVLDGITGKLFDEQNKNSLNLCIAEFEKLTFDPEVIRQHALKFSRENFEQKMKAYVADKLSRFG, via the coding sequence ATGAAGAAGTTTTTTGTAATCGATTGGCTCGATAAATATGGTGGAGCAGAAAGAGTAATTGCATCGTTGGAGTCTATTTTCGATTTTGATGCATATTACACTTTGGTCAATGTAATGAATGAGAATGATTGGAAGAAAATTACCACCCAAAAGAAACCCGTTACAACTACTGCAATCCAAAAATTAGGCACCTCTTTTCGTTATTTTTTCCCTTTCTTTCATCGTGCGATAGAAAACATTCATTTACCTGATGAAAAAGCTTTGGTAATTTCGTCTTCTCATGCGGTAGCAAAAGGAATCAAAACAAAATCGAATCAGTTGCATATTTCGTATTTTCAGGCAAGAAACTTCAAATATATTTGGGACGAGCAAGCCTTATACTTCGGGAAATTGAGAGGGGTTCTACAGCCGTTAATATCCTATTTGCAAAAAAAAGATTATGCACAAGCACAGCGACCAGATTATATTATTTCTAATTCTTTCTATGTGCAAAACTGGGTGAAAGAAGTATACCATCGCGACTCTGAAGTGATTTATCCTCCGGTAGATTTAGATAATTTCCAGTTAGAAGTCAACGCTAATCGAGAAGATTATTATGTTACGGTAGGACGCTTGGTTCCCTATAAACGTTTTGATATCATTGTCGAAGCTTTTAATGCATCGGGCAAAAAATTGATTATAATAGGCGATGGAGTAGAACTGAAAAAATTGCAAAAATTAGCGAAGAAAAACATTCATTTTACGGGTTATTTACAAAGTGAAGAAATTAATCAATATATCTGTCGTGCAAAAGGTTTTATCCATGTTGGGATAGAAGATTTTGGTATAGCTCCGGTAGAAGCTCAGGCATGTGGAACACCTGTTGTGGCGTATGCGGTAGGGGGGGCAAAGGAAACAGTATTGGATGGAATTACCGGGAAATTGTTCGATGAGCAGAATAAAAATTCTCTGAATCTTTGTATAGCCGAATTCGAGAAATTAACCTTTGACCCTGAAGTGATACGTCAACATGCATTGAAATTTTCTCGAGAAAATTTCGAACAAAAAATGAAAGCTTATGTAGCCGATAAACTTTCTCGTTTCGGATAA
- a CDS encoding exopolysaccharide biosynthesis polyprenyl glycosylphosphotransferase — MKDRYQSKILKFIFAFDIVFLIGYLIYFLRIKYIFISNVTHQAETWQSVDIFRTHYKAVIILVLVWILAASFIKLYSKKYFDQFLVQFRNLFFQFVFFGIVLLAISGLKEEDLLEPFSSCLYLLLFFISSLIVRFIAIQIMAYFIRKGYVSQNIAVLGYNSNTMKFIQHFLNDNQCGIIFKGLITDKVFPREQVFPVFRSHNFDIENFIQKEDISQLFIAQMSNIPSEILDKIILYCSRNHIEILYIPYSQSSDFTRLEVEYFDTLPILKIKNFPLDIPVNQIIKELFDKIFALFVCLFLLSWLFPIIAFIIYVDSGRPIFFTQKRTGLNGRKFNCIKFRTMIQTNTNSIIETKRNDKRITRVGHFLRKSSLDELPQFFNVLKGDMSIVGPRPHMIVQDVYYDEVIEKYFLRHYVKPGITGLAQVKGFRGAIDCDADMEKRINADLYYVRNWSFLLDVKIVVQTIWLTIRGDENAI, encoded by the coding sequence ATGAAGGACCGCTATCAATCGAAAATTTTAAAGTTCATCTTTGCCTTCGATATTGTTTTTTTGATTGGCTATTTGATTTATTTTTTACGAATAAAATATATTTTTATAAGCAATGTTACCCACCAAGCAGAAACATGGCAATCGGTAGATATTTTCCGAACTCATTACAAAGCAGTAATTATCTTGGTTTTGGTTTGGATATTAGCAGCAAGCTTCATAAAATTATATTCTAAAAAATACTTTGATCAATTTCTAGTCCAATTCAGAAATTTATTCTTTCAATTCGTTTTTTTCGGTATTGTTTTGTTGGCTATTTCTGGCCTGAAAGAAGAAGATCTCCTAGAGCCTTTTTCTTCGTGTTTATATTTGTTGTTATTTTTTATTTCTTCACTTATTGTGAGATTTATTGCCATCCAAATTATGGCATATTTTATCAGAAAAGGATATGTTTCTCAGAATATTGCTGTGTTGGGTTATAATTCTAATACAATGAAATTCATACAGCATTTTCTTAATGATAATCAGTGTGGGATAATTTTTAAGGGTTTGATAACGGATAAAGTTTTTCCGAGAGAACAAGTTTTTCCTGTTTTTAGAAGTCATAATTTTGACATCGAAAACTTTATCCAAAAGGAAGATATCTCTCAGCTTTTTATCGCTCAAATGTCGAATATCCCAAGCGAAATTCTCGATAAAATTATTCTTTATTGTTCGCGAAATCATATCGAAATATTGTATATTCCCTACTCACAGTCGAGTGATTTTACTCGATTAGAGGTAGAATATTTTGATACTTTACCCATCCTAAAAATCAAAAACTTTCCGCTCGATATACCGGTTAATCAAATCATAAAGGAATTGTTCGATAAAATATTTGCACTTTTTGTTTGCTTGTTTTTGTTGAGTTGGCTTTTCCCGATCATCGCGTTTATTATCTATGTAGATTCTGGACGACCGATTTTCTTTACACAAAAAAGAACGGGACTCAACGGACGAAAATTCAATTGTATAAAATTCCGAACAATGATCCAAACCAACACCAATTCGATTATAGAAACCAAACGCAATGATAAAAGAATCACGCGTGTTGGTCATTTTTTACGAAAATCGAGCTTAGACGAATTACCGCAATTTTTCAACGTCCTAAAAGGAGACATGTCGATAGTTGGGCCGCGACCGCATATGATCGTACAAGATGTGTATTACGATGAGGTAATTGAAAAGTATTTTCTGAGACACTATGTGAAACCAGGCATTACAGGTTTGGCGCAGGTCAAAGGTTTTCGGGGTGCAATTGATTGCGATGCCGATATGGAAAAAAGAATCAATGCCGATTTGTATTATGTGCGGAATTGGTCTTTTTTACTTGATGTGAAAATTGTTGTACAAACAATTTGGTTAACAATTCGTGGAGATGAAAATGCAATATGA
- a CDS encoding thymidine kinase, with protein MFLENTINPNQKSGWIEVICGSMFSGKTEELIRRLRRAEFAKQRVEIFKPAVDVRYDDTEVVSHNQNSIDSTPVDFSSSILLLANDCDVVGIDEAQFFDDGIVDVANQLANQGKRVIIAGLDMDFKGRPFGPMPNLMATAEYVTKVHAICVKTGNLANYSHRKIASDKLVELGETSEYEPLSRSAFWEEIAHENQNKL; from the coding sequence ATGTTTTTAGAAAATACCATCAATCCCAACCAAAAATCCGGTTGGATAGAAGTCATTTGCGGCTCTATGTTTTCGGGCAAAACCGAAGAACTTATCCGCCGTTTGCGTAGAGCAGAATTTGCAAAGCAGCGAGTAGAAATATTCAAGCCTGCAGTTGATGTTCGGTACGATGATACCGAGGTAGTTTCTCATAACCAAAACTCTATCGATAGTACACCGGTAGACTTCTCGAGTAGCATTCTTCTTTTAGCCAATGATTGCGATGTTGTTGGGATAGACGAAGCGCAGTTTTTTGATGATGGTATTGTAGATGTCGCTAATCAGCTTGCCAACCAAGGGAAACGCGTAATCATTGCCGGACTCGATATGGATTTTAAAGGTCGCCCTTTTGGGCCGATGCCTAATCTAATGGCGACTGCAGAATATGTAACAAAAGTACATGCCATCTGCGTGAAAACAGGCAATTTAGCCAACTATTCTCACAGAAAAATTGCAAGCGATAAGTTGGTAGAACTTGGTGAAACATCCGAATATGAACCATTAAGCAGAAGTGCTTTTTGGGAAGAAATAGCCCATGAAAACCAAAACAAATTATAA